In a single window of the Oryctolagus cuniculus chromosome 2, mOryCun1.1, whole genome shotgun sequence genome:
- the PCGF3 gene encoding polycomb group RING finger protein 3 has product MLTRKIKLWDINAHITCRLCSGYLIDATTVTECLHTFCRSCLVKYLEENNTCPTCRIVIHQSHPLQYIGHDRTMQDIVYKLVPGLQEAEMRKQREFYHKLGMEVPGDTKGEACSAKQHSDPHRNGETKADDSSNRETAEEKQEEDNDYHRSDEQVSICLECNSSKLRGLKRKWIRCSAQATVLHLKKFIAKKLNLSSFNELDILCNEEILGKDHTLKFVVVTRWRFKKAPLLLHYRPKMDLL; this is encoded by the exons ATGCTGACCAGAAAGATTAAGCTCTGGGACATAAACGCCCACATCACCTGCCGCCTGTGCAGCGGGTACCTCATCGACGCGACCACAGTGACGGAGTGTCTGCACACGT TCTGCAGGAGCTGCCTGGTGAAGTACCTGGAGGAGAacaacacctgccccacctgCAGGATCGTGATCCACCAGAGCCACCCTCTGCAGTACATCGG CCATGACAGAACCATGCAGGACATTGTGTACAAGCTGGTGCCAGGCCTCCAGGAAG CggaaatgaggaaacagagggaATTCTATCACAAACTGGGCATGGAAGTGCCGGGCGACACCAAGGGCGAGGCGTGCTCTGCCAAGCAGCACTCGGATCCCCACCGCAACG GTGAAACCAAAGCAGATGACAGTTCAAACCGAGAGACGGCggaggagaagcaggaggaggacaATGATTACCACAGAAGCGACGAGCAG GTGAGCATCTGCCTGGAGTGCAACAGCAGCAAGCTGCGGGGCCTCAAGCGCAAGTGGATCCGCTGCTCCGCCCAGGCCACCGTGCTGCACCTGAAGAAGTTCATCGCCAAGAAGCTGAACCTGTCCTCCTTCAACGAG CTGGACATTTTATGCAACGAGGAGATCCTGGGCAAGGACCACACGCTCAAGTTCGTGGTTGTCACGAGGTGGAGATTCAAG AAGGCGCCCCTCCTGCTGCACTACAGGCCCAAGATGGACCTTCTGTGA